One genomic region from Fictibacillus marinisediminis encodes:
- a CDS encoding cation diffusion facilitator family transporter has protein sequence MPAEKTQSKVERGVYLSLSAYIVLSLLKLGVGWFYSSEALVADGLNNSTDILASVAVLVGLKISRKPADRDHPYGHLRAETIASMIASFIMVVIGLEVFISAVKSIVEFNIKPPSTIAGFTAIVSAFVMLAVYRYNIKLARETDSQGLKAAALDNRSDAFVSIGAAVGIFGAQFGILWLDPLAAVLVALMIIKTGWDIFYETSHNLSDGFDYEEGKEMEKKILQVIGVKQVTDLKARNHGSSAIIDVTILVNPSLNVIESHEITENIEAMLKQAYKVGSISVHVEPHEMKKEVERNE, from the coding sequence TTGAGAGAGGGGTATATCTCAGTTTATCGGCATACATCGTCCTATCCCTGCTGAAGCTCGGGGTTGGCTGGTTCTATTCCTCTGAGGCTTTGGTTGCGGATGGTTTAAATAACTCAACGGACATTTTGGCATCCGTCGCAGTTCTGGTCGGTTTGAAAATTTCAAGGAAACCAGCGGACCGTGACCATCCTTATGGACATCTTCGTGCTGAGACCATTGCATCCATGATTGCATCCTTTATAATGGTGGTTATCGGGCTTGAAGTTTTTATTTCTGCAGTAAAGAGTATCGTGGAATTTAACATAAAGCCTCCATCAACCATAGCCGGGTTTACTGCCATTGTTTCAGCGTTTGTTATGCTTGCGGTCTACCGTTATAACATTAAACTTGCAAGAGAAACAGACAGCCAAGGGTTAAAGGCGGCAGCCCTTGATAACCGCTCCGATGCGTTTGTAAGTATCGGAGCGGCTGTTGGCATATTCGGAGCTCAGTTTGGCATTTTGTGGCTGGATCCTCTTGCTGCTGTGCTTGTGGCACTAATGATCATCAAAACCGGCTGGGATATTTTTTACGAAACCTCTCATAATCTTTCGGATGGTTTTGATTATGAAGAAGGAAAAGAGATGGAAAAAAAGATCTTGCAGGTAATTGGTGTAAAGCAAGTAACAGACTTAAAAGCAAGAAATCATGGGAGTTCTGCTATTATTGATGTAACCATCCTTGTAAATCCTTCGCTGAATGTCATTGAAAGCCACGAGATCACTGAGAATATTGAAGCAATGCTCAAGCAGGCGTATAAAGTGGGAAGCATATCTGTTCATGTAGAGCCGCATGAGATGAAGAAAGAGGTAGAGAGAAATGAATGA
- a CDS encoding MDR family MFS transporter: MNESFRQTVPARKEERQTRRPLVLVSVIIAMFMAAIEGTIVSTAMPGIVGDLGGFALYSWVFSAYLLMQSVTILIYGKLSDLYGRKPVFIIGIIIFLIGSLLCGFAASMKQLIVYRLLQGLGAGAVQPIATTIVGDMYSMEERAKIQGYLASVWGISAILGPLLGGFFVTYSHWSLVFWMNIPLGILAMIGVGKYLHENIEKKRVHIDYLGSLFVLVGVSALMVLLIQGGTAWPWNSWETYFLGVLSAGVLFWFVIHESKFPEPLMPVFLWSNRLISLSNAASLTNGAILIGISSFLPAYIQGVMEQPPVVAGFALTAMSIGWPIFSTIGGKLLLKVGFRPVATAGGIALIAGSIVFVFMDPSKGPVWAGAGSFLIGCGMGLTNTTFIVAIQNNVDWRTRGIATASNMFMRIVGSALGAAVLGGILNTRLSTYFEEHGDKKVSLDAANILLDEEKRSKLSSSVIDLLQHGLSFSLDDVYKGVLVLSVLSFLFSVLLPKPTNNKTGDQ; this comes from the coding sequence ATGAATGAGAGTTTCAGGCAGACTGTACCTGCCAGGAAAGAAGAGAGGCAGACAAGAAGGCCATTGGTCCTTGTGTCAGTGATCATCGCCATGTTTATGGCAGCGATTGAAGGAACCATTGTTTCAACAGCAATGCCGGGAATCGTAGGAGACCTGGGTGGTTTTGCATTATATAGCTGGGTTTTCTCTGCTTATCTGCTCATGCAGTCTGTGACCATACTTATCTATGGCAAATTGTCTGATTTATACGGACGGAAACCTGTTTTTATTATTGGAATTATTATTTTTTTAATCGGTTCATTGCTGTGCGGTTTTGCGGCATCTATGAAACAGCTGATTGTTTACCGGCTTCTTCAGGGACTTGGAGCTGGAGCTGTGCAGCCGATAGCCACAACCATCGTGGGTGACATGTATTCCATGGAGGAACGTGCGAAAATACAAGGATATCTGGCAAGTGTGTGGGGAATCTCTGCTATTCTTGGGCCTTTGCTAGGAGGCTTTTTTGTCACATATTCTCATTGGTCCCTTGTTTTCTGGATGAATATTCCCCTAGGAATTCTAGCGATGATAGGTGTCGGTAAATATCTGCATGAAAACATTGAGAAAAAGAGAGTACATATTGATTATCTCGGATCTTTGTTCGTTTTAGTCGGAGTAAGTGCTTTGATGGTCCTGCTCATACAGGGAGGAACCGCCTGGCCGTGGAATTCTTGGGAGACCTATTTTTTGGGTGTTTTATCCGCGGGCGTCCTGTTCTGGTTTGTGATTCATGAATCCAAGTTTCCTGAACCGCTGATGCCAGTATTCCTGTGGAGCAACAGGCTGATTTCTCTTTCAAATGCTGCATCGCTTACCAATGGTGCAATCCTGATCGGCATTTCCAGCTTTCTTCCCGCGTATATTCAAGGGGTAATGGAACAGCCTCCAGTCGTAGCAGGATTTGCTCTTACTGCTATGTCAATCGGCTGGCCGATCTTTTCAACCATTGGTGGAAAGCTTCTGCTTAAAGTAGGCTTCCGGCCGGTGGCAACTGCTGGAGGCATTGCATTAATTGCTGGCTCGATCGTCTTCGTGTTTATGGATCCTTCCAAAGGGCCGGTCTGGGCAGGAGCTGGATCATTTCTTATCGGCTGCGGTATGGGGCTGACAAATACGACTTTTATCGTTGCCATTCAGAATAATGTGGATTGGAGAACAAGGGGTATTGCTACCGCTTCTAACATGTTTATGAGAATCGTGGGCAGTGCATTGGGAGCTGCTGTGCTTGGAGGCATATTAAATACCAGATTGAGCACTTATTTTGAAGAACATGGGGACAAAAAGGTATCCCTGGATGCAGCGAACATTCTTTTGGATGAAGAAAAACGAAGCAAACTGAGCAGCTCGGTTATTGATCTTCTGCAGCACGGACTTTCGTTTTCCTTGGACGATGTTTATAAAGGGGTTCTTGTGCTGTCCGTGTTAAGCTTTCTTTTCTCGGTACTGCTTCCTAAACCTACCAATAATAAAACAGGAGATCAATAG
- a CDS encoding VOC family protein, producing MKLNIKGIHHVQLCIPIGEEERARDFYTGVLGFSEIEKPESLKKNGGLWYQAGNQELHIGVENPESSKGKSHPAFEVAQLELVKQYLQSKKVVVKDETEIPGIIRFSFRDPFGNRIELLETLQ from the coding sequence ATGAAATTAAATATTAAAGGGATTCATCACGTTCAACTGTGCATTCCTATAGGAGAAGAAGAAAGGGCAAGAGATTTCTATACTGGTGTGCTTGGTTTCAGCGAAATTGAAAAACCAGAGAGTTTAAAGAAAAACGGCGGGCTATGGTACCAAGCAGGGAACCAGGAATTGCATATCGGAGTAGAAAACCCAGAATCGTCCAAAGGGAAAAGCCACCCCGCATTTGAGGTGGCTCAGCTGGAGCTCGTAAAACAGTATCTCCAATCCAAAAAAGTAGTGGTGAAAGATGAAACTGAAATCCCCGGAATCATCCGTTTTTCTTTCCGTGATCCGTTCGGCAACCGTATCGAGCTCCTTGAAACATTACAATAA
- a CDS encoding LysR family transcriptional regulator, which translates to MQLSEFKILQVLAQELNMRKASERLYVSQPALSQRLQTIENSWGTKIFLRSQKGLAITAAGEKIIAHVNDTLKEEERVREELQSLTKEVFGTLRLAVASIIGQYWLPNALKQYVSLYPQVNISLITGWSSEIIKHLYEDQIHIGIVRGNPEWRGEKIHLFSDSLYLTDTDISTVEELQTTDKPFIQFKSHSTYYQDIQEWWQDHFSIPPKKTIIVDQIETCKQMALHGVGYAILPSISLRETDEFYKVPLHNKNGESMKRDTWMISHGGTLELKQVEAFIKLVNRA; encoded by the coding sequence ATGCAGCTTTCTGAATTTAAAATTCTTCAAGTCCTTGCACAGGAATTGAATATGCGAAAAGCATCTGAACGGCTGTATGTTTCACAGCCGGCTTTGAGCCAGCGTCTTCAGACGATTGAGAACAGCTGGGGAACCAAGATTTTTTTACGCTCACAAAAAGGATTGGCGATTACTGCAGCGGGAGAGAAGATTATCGCTCATGTCAATGACACATTGAAAGAAGAAGAGCGTGTGAGAGAAGAATTGCAGTCATTGACCAAGGAAGTCTTTGGTACGTTAAGGCTGGCGGTAGCATCAATCATTGGGCAATACTGGCTTCCAAACGCTCTTAAGCAGTATGTCAGTTTATATCCTCAAGTAAATATTTCCTTGATTACAGGCTGGAGCAGTGAAATTATCAAACATCTTTATGAGGATCAGATCCACATTGGTATCGTGAGAGGAAACCCTGAATGGCGGGGGGAGAAGATTCATCTGTTTTCAGACAGCCTATATTTGACGGATACAGACATTTCCACCGTTGAAGAGCTGCAAACAACGGATAAGCCTTTTATTCAATTCAAAAGCCATTCTACCTATTATCAGGATATTCAGGAATGGTGGCAGGATCATTTTAGTATTCCGCCAAAGAAGACCATCATCGTGGACCAAATTGAAACATGCAAGCAAATGGCTCTCCACGGAGTTGGCTATGCCATTCTTCCGTCGATTTCTCTGCGTGAAACAGACGAATTCTATAAGGTTCCGCTGCACAATAAAAATGGAGAATCAATGAAGCGGGACACATGGATGATCTCTCATGGAGGTACACTTGAGCTGAAGCAAGTGGAGGCTTTCATAAAACTGGTCAACAGAGCTTAA